One Kineococcus radiotolerans SRS30216 = ATCC BAA-149 DNA window includes the following coding sequences:
- a CDS encoding SOS response-associated peptidase has translation MCGRYARSRPDDELVDLFDVSEIVGDPLPASYNIAPTQDARVVLERAPREDADGPGPGGATRQLRTLRWGLVPVWAKDVKIGNRMVNARVETITEKPSFKRAAAKRRLLVPADGYYEWEEREGRKVPHFLHAPDGVLAFAGLYELWPDPAKAEDDPDRWLWTFTILTTRASDALGHIHDRTPVIVPPDMRDDWLDPTLTDLDLVRQVLDAVPEPHLETHEVSTAVNSPRNDSPDLLAPVP, from the coding sequence ATGTGTGGCCGCTACGCGCGCTCCCGACCCGACGACGAGCTCGTCGACCTCTTCGACGTCAGCGAGATCGTCGGCGACCCCCTGCCGGCCTCCTACAACATCGCCCCCACCCAGGACGCCCGCGTTGTCCTCGAACGGGCCCCGCGCGAGGACGCCGACGGCCCGGGGCCCGGTGGCGCCACCCGGCAGCTGCGCACCCTGCGCTGGGGCCTGGTGCCCGTCTGGGCCAAGGACGTCAAGATCGGCAACCGGATGGTCAACGCCCGGGTGGAGACCATCACCGAGAAGCCCTCGTTCAAGCGGGCCGCCGCCAAGCGGCGCCTGCTGGTGCCGGCCGACGGGTACTACGAGTGGGAGGAGCGCGAGGGCCGGAAGGTCCCGCACTTCCTGCACGCCCCCGACGGCGTCCTGGCCTTCGCCGGCCTGTACGAGCTGTGGCCGGACCCGGCCAAGGCCGAGGACGACCCCGACCGGTGGCTGTGGACGTTCACCATCCTCACCACCCGGGCCAGCGACGCCCTCGGCCACATCCACGACCGCACCCCCGTCATCGTCCCGCCGGACATGCGCGACGACTGGCTGGACCCCACCCTCACCGACCTGGACCTGGTCCGCCAGGTCCTCGACGCCGTCCCCGAGCCGCACCTGGAGACCCACGAGGTCTCCACCGCGGTCAACTCCCCGCGCAACGACTCCCCCGACCTGCTGGCCCCGGTCCCCTGA
- a CDS encoding DNA polymerase beta superfamily protein gives MIRHPHAGEEARRLAEAGTVLLTQVGSGVHGTAGEGQDDRDELGLCLEPAEFVTGLARVRTPGGREIPFEQYELHTAWARPRGLAERSGPGDLDVVVYSARKWARLALAGNPTVLLPLWVPDEEVVRVTDAGRELRENASRFASRAAGRRFLGYLRSQRAAFLGERGRRAAVRARRSGPGYDPKPAMHALRLGVQGLELLLTGRVTLPVPGPDLDALRSVRRGEWARADVEAWLADLEADLAAAAAASPLPESGDRAWVDDWLTRSHRAFWAR, from the coding sequence GTGATCAGACACCCCCACGCCGGTGAGGAGGCGCGCCGCCTCGCCGAGGCCGGCACCGTGCTGCTGACCCAGGTCGGCAGCGGGGTCCACGGCACCGCCGGCGAGGGCCAGGACGACCGCGACGAGCTCGGCCTGTGCCTGGAGCCGGCGGAGTTCGTCACCGGCCTGGCCCGGGTCCGGACCCCCGGTGGCCGGGAGATCCCCTTCGAGCAGTACGAGCTGCACACCGCCTGGGCCCGGCCCCGCGGGCTGGCCGAGCGCTCGGGCCCGGGTGACCTCGACGTCGTGGTGTACAGCGCCCGCAAGTGGGCGCGCCTGGCGCTGGCGGGGAACCCGACGGTCCTGCTGCCGCTGTGGGTCCCCGACGAGGAGGTCGTCCGGGTCACCGACGCCGGACGGGAACTGCGGGAGAACGCCTCCCGGTTCGCCTCCCGGGCCGCCGGACGGCGGTTCCTCGGCTACCTGCGGTCCCAGCGCGCGGCGTTCCTCGGTGAGCGCGGTCGACGCGCCGCCGTCCGGGCCCGGCGGTCCGGGCCGGGGTACGACCCCAAGCCCGCGATGCACGCGCTGCGGCTGGGGGTCCAGGGGCTGGAGCTGCTGCTGACCGGGCGCGTCACGCTGCCGGTGCCGGGCCCCGACCTCGACGCCCTGCGCTCGGTGCGCCGCGGGGAGTGGGCCCGGGCCGACGTCGAGGCGTGGCTGGCCGACCTCGAGGCGGACCTCGCCGCGGCGGCCGCCGCGAGCCCGCTGCCGGAGTCCGGCGACCGGGCCTGGGTCGACGACTGGCTGACGCGTTCCCACCGCGCGTTCTGGGCCCGCTGA
- a CDS encoding nucleoside hydrolase — protein MSVPLFLDCDTGIDDAMAIGWLVATPGVDLVGVSTVSGNLDAAGGARNTLDLLALLGRPEVPVSVGAHDFLDHPYSGGAPEVHGVNGIGEVELPRSPAAPTGTSGAQAIVDAARAHPGELHLLAIGPFTNVALALDLEPRLPELVGRFTVMGGAAMAPGNVSAVAEANVANDPLAAHRVFTAGFDLTMVGLDVTMEHVFEESHRQALLAVGTPGAVAIARMLGHYFGFYAQRYGRPCAVLHDPLAAAVATGDVDLALAPTVPVVVDHTDGPGRGQTVVDLRDRYQGYPRTYENGTRVALEVPGDFAGQLLARLSTL, from the coding sequence GTGAGCGTGCCCCTCTTCCTCGACTGCGACACCGGCATCGACGACGCCATGGCCATCGGCTGGCTGGTCGCCACCCCCGGGGTCGACCTGGTCGGGGTGTCCACGGTCAGCGGCAACCTCGACGCCGCCGGCGGGGCCCGCAACACCCTGGACCTGCTGGCCCTGCTGGGGCGCCCCGAGGTGCCGGTCAGCGTCGGCGCGCACGACTTCCTCGACCACCCCTACTCCGGCGGGGCGCCGGAGGTCCACGGGGTCAACGGCATCGGTGAGGTCGAGCTCCCGCGCTCGCCCGCCGCCCCGACCGGGACGAGCGGGGCGCAGGCCATCGTGGACGCGGCCCGGGCCCACCCGGGCGAGCTGCACCTGCTGGCGATCGGGCCGTTCACCAACGTCGCCCTCGCCCTCGACCTCGAGCCCCGGCTGCCGGAACTGGTCGGGCGGTTCACCGTCATGGGCGGGGCCGCGATGGCGCCGGGCAACGTGTCGGCGGTGGCCGAGGCGAACGTGGCCAACGACCCGCTGGCCGCGCACCGCGTGTTCACCGCGGGTTTCGACCTGACCATGGTCGGCCTGGACGTCACGATGGAGCACGTCTTCGAGGAGTCCCACCGGCAGGCGCTGCTCGCGGTGGGGACGCCCGGCGCGGTGGCGATCGCGCGGATGCTGGGCCACTACTTCGGGTTCTACGCCCAGCGCTACGGCCGCCCGTGCGCGGTCCTGCACGACCCGCTGGCGGCGGCCGTCGCGACCGGCGACGTGGACCTCGCCCTCGCGCCGACGGTCCCGGTGGTCGTGGACCACACCGACGGGCCCGGGCGCGGGCAGACCGTCGTGGACCTGCGCGACCGCTACCAGGGCTACCCCCGCACCTACGAGAACGGCACCCGGGTGGCGCTGGAGGTCCCCGGCGACTTCGCCGGGCAGCTGCTGGCCAGGTTGTCGACGCTCTGA